One window of Rhodothermales bacterium genomic DNA carries:
- the meaB gene encoding methylmalonyl Co-A mutase-associated GTPase MeaB produces MADGLKKRSSELGGPAVTRNPSMKAGSRPRMSVARLLKGLVQRERNALGQALSLVESTRPEDREQAAELLAQCETGGAIRLAISGSPGVGKSTFIDAFGSHLLDSGLKVAVLAVDPSSVRTGGSILGDKTRMPRVASHADAFVRPSPASGHLGGVARYTRPAISVCEHAGYDVVLLETVGVGQSEVAARDLCDFFLLLSLAGAGDELQGIKRGIMEAADAVAITKADGDNTAGAEAAAARLKGAMRLFPPDESGWRPRVMTCSALEGRGLSEVWQTVTDFRAMSGVHWTARRAAQRRLWFRQEVLALRAERDSEEEAALLEVALARVEAGLAHPFSAALRFVDETASR; encoded by the coding sequence ATGGCTGACGGTCTCAAGAAGCGGAGTTCTGAGCTGGGCGGACCCGCGGTTACGCGCAACCCCTCGATGAAGGCCGGCTCAAGACCACGCATGTCCGTGGCGCGCCTCCTGAAAGGGCTGGTGCAGCGGGAGCGCAACGCGCTGGGGCAGGCGCTCAGTCTTGTCGAGAGCACCCGGCCAGAGGATCGCGAGCAAGCCGCAGAGCTTTTGGCGCAGTGTGAAACCGGCGGGGCCATCCGGCTGGCCATCTCGGGTTCTCCGGGTGTAGGCAAGAGCACCTTCATTGACGCCTTCGGCTCTCACCTCCTGGATTCTGGCCTCAAGGTCGCCGTGCTCGCGGTGGACCCCAGCAGCGTGCGCACGGGAGGCTCCATTCTCGGCGACAAGACTCGCATGCCGCGCGTGGCCTCGCACGCTGACGCCTTCGTGCGTCCTTCTCCCGCCTCCGGACACCTCGGCGGCGTGGCGCGCTACACACGGCCGGCCATCAGTGTGTGTGAGCACGCGGGCTACGATGTGGTTCTGCTCGAGACCGTCGGCGTCGGGCAATCCGAAGTCGCCGCGCGCGACCTCTGCGACTTTTTCCTGCTGCTGTCCCTTGCCGGAGCCGGTGACGAGTTGCAGGGCATCAAACGGGGCATCATGGAAGCGGCGGACGCCGTGGCCATCACGAAGGCCGACGGCGACAATACCGCCGGCGCCGAAGCGGCAGCCGCTCGCCTCAAAGGGGCCATGCGCCTGTTTCCCCCGGACGAATCAGGCTGGCGACCGCGCGTGATGACCTGTTCCGCACTGGAAGGCCGTGGCCTGAGCGAAGTATGGCAGACGGTCACCGATTTTCGGGCGATGTCGGGTGTGCACTGGACCGCGCGGCGCGCCGCGCAGCGACGCCTCTGGTTCCGGCAGGAGGTTCTCGCGTTGAGGGCAGAGCGCGACTCGGAGGA